The proteins below come from a single Paraburkholderia flagellata genomic window:
- a CDS encoding alpha-D-ribose 1-methylphosphonate 5-triphosphate diphosphatase, whose amino-acid sequence MLIKNARIVTRDDVFTGTLSVEDGKIRDISRGSTAAPEAEDWEGDFLLPGLVELHTDNLEKHLAPRPGVHWNTDAAFVIHDAQIAAAGITTVFDALAIGTRLAVGVRGRDVQLASANALKRFSERNLLRAEHFLHLRCEIATEDVIELFDTLSDHPLLRLASVMDHTPGQRQWHDRDQWRRFQERHGKWTDEQTNTMLAEMATEQERYADAHRLEIVQRCRARGIPLASHDDTLVEHVEQAAAEGIVLAEFPTTRVAAEEARKRGIATIMGAPNVVRGGSHSGNVSALELAQAGLLDILSSDYVPSSLLTAAFDLVTQADWTLPRALATVSWEPASKSGLHDRGAIEPGLRADFVRVTMLDTLPVPRATWRAGVRVV is encoded by the coding sequence ATGTTGATCAAAAACGCTCGCATCGTGACGCGAGACGACGTTTTCACCGGCACGCTAAGCGTGGAAGACGGCAAGATCCGCGACATCTCGCGCGGCTCGACCGCCGCGCCCGAAGCCGAAGACTGGGAAGGCGACTTCCTGCTGCCCGGCCTCGTCGAACTGCACACCGACAACCTGGAAAAGCACCTCGCGCCGCGCCCCGGCGTGCACTGGAACACCGACGCCGCATTCGTCATTCACGACGCGCAGATCGCTGCCGCCGGCATCACCACGGTATTCGACGCGCTCGCCATCGGCACGCGCCTCGCCGTGGGCGTGCGTGGCCGCGACGTGCAACTCGCGAGCGCCAACGCCCTCAAGCGCTTTTCCGAGCGCAACCTGCTGCGCGCCGAGCACTTTCTGCACCTGCGCTGCGAAATCGCCACCGAAGACGTGATCGAGCTGTTCGACACGCTGAGCGACCATCCGCTGCTGCGCCTCGCCTCGGTGATGGACCACACGCCGGGCCAGCGCCAGTGGCACGACCGCGATCAATGGCGACGCTTCCAGGAACGCCACGGCAAGTGGACCGACGAGCAGACGAACACCATGCTCGCCGAAATGGCCACCGAGCAGGAGCGCTACGCAGACGCGCACCGCCTCGAAATCGTGCAGCGCTGCCGCGCGCGCGGCATACCGCTCGCGAGCCACGACGACACGCTCGTGGAGCACGTCGAGCAGGCCGCCGCCGAAGGCATCGTGCTCGCCGAATTCCCGACCACGCGCGTCGCCGCCGAGGAAGCGAGAAAGCGCGGCATCGCGACGATCATGGGTGCGCCGAACGTCGTGCGCGGCGGCTCGCACTCGGGCAACGTCTCGGCGCTGGAGCTGGCGCAGGCCGGTCTGCTCGACATCCTCTCGTCCGACTACGTGCCGTCGAGCCTCCTGACCGCCGCGTTCGACCTCGTGACCCAGGCCGACTGGACGCTGCCGCGCGCGCTCGCCACGGTCTCGTGGGAGCCCGCCAGCAAGTCGGGCCTGCACGACCGCGGCGCGATCGAACCGGGCCTGCGCGCGGACTTCGTGCGCGTGACGATGCTCGACACGCTGCCCGTGCCGCGCGCGACGTGGCGCGCGGGCGTGCGCGTGGTCTGA